A stretch of the Nyctibius grandis isolate bNycGra1 chromosome 13, bNycGra1.pri, whole genome shotgun sequence genome encodes the following:
- the TMEM255A gene encoding transmembrane protein 255A isoform X2 → MRQSLTQQRPGGVALPDSVGSFNRRKRNSLYVTVTLLIVSVLILTVGLAATTRTQNVTVGGYYPGVILGFGSFLGIIGSNLIENKRQMLVASIVFISFGVIAAFCCAIVDGVFAARHIDLRPLYAGRCQYYSKSTTPPEAICHPQRRAPCTPKIKTNTCFCCDLYNCGKVEISGGYYEYIDVSSCQDIIHLYHLLWSATILNIVGLFLGIITAAILGGFKDMTPSLPTLNCTVENAHPSVSYYSRPQVTSYNTYYHSTPHLPPYSAYDFQHSSVFPASTPSGLSDDPQSVSPSPSYMWSSNAPPRYSPPYFPPFEKPPPYTP, encoded by the exons ATGCGGCAGTCCCTGACTCAGCAGCGGCCGGGCGGCGTGGCCCTGCCCGACTCCGTGG GGTCGTtcaatagaagaaaaagaaattccctCTACGTAACTGTGACTCTCCTCATTGTGTCAGTATTAATTCTAACGGTGGGCCTAGCTGCTACAACAAGAACCCAAAATGTGACTGTTGGAGGTTATTACCCAGGGGTTATT CTTGGTTTTGGGTCGTTTCTTGGAATAATTGGATCAAACTTGatagaaaacaaaaggcaaatg ctggtTGCATCGATCGTCTTCATCAGCTTTGGTGTCATTGCTGCGTTCTGCTGTGCCATAGTAGACGGTGTCTTTGCTGCCAGACACATA GATCTGAGGCCACTGTATGCGGGGCGATGTCAGTACTACTCCAAGAGCACGACCCCACCAGAG GCAATCTGTCACCCACAGCGCCGTGCACCCTGCACGccgaaaataaaaaccaacacctgcttctgctgtgaCCTGTACAACTGTGGAAA AGTAGAGATTTCTGGAGGCTACTATGAATACATTGATGTCAGCAGCTGCCAGGATATCATCCACCTTTACCACTTGCTTTGGTCGGCGACAATTCTGAACATAGTGGGGCTATTCCTAGGGATCATTACAGCAGCGATACTTGGAGGCTTTAAAGATATG acTCCTTCCCTCCCGACGCTGAACTGTACGGTTGAAAATGCACACCCTTCGGTGTCCTACTACTCAAGGCCACAAGTGACATCTTACAACACCTACTACCACAGCACTCCTCACCTGCCTCCCTACTCCGCATACGACTTTCAG CATTCCAGCGTGTTTCCAGCCTCCACTCCTTCTGGCCTCTCCGATGACCCCCAGTCAGTGTCACCATCTCCCAGCTATATGTGGTCCTCTAATGCGCCGCCTCGCTACTCGCCACCATATTTTCCACCTTTTGAAAAGCCACCACCTTATACACCATAA
- the TMEM255A gene encoding transmembrane protein 255A isoform X3 codes for MRQSLTQQRPGGVALPDSVGSFNRRKRNSLYVTVTLLIVSVLILTVGLAATTRTQNVTVGGYYPGVILGFGSFLGIIGSNLIENKRQMDLRPLYAGRCQYYSKSTTPPEAICHPQRRAPCTPKIKTNTCFCCDLYNCGNRVEISGGYYEYIDVSSCQDIIHLYHLLWSATILNIVGLFLGIITAAILGGFKDMTPSLPTLNCTVENAHPSVSYYSRPQVTSYNTYYHSTPHLPPYSAYDFQHSSVFPASTPSGLSDDPQSVSPSPSYMWSSNAPPRYSPPYFPPFEKPPPYTP; via the exons ATGCGGCAGTCCCTGACTCAGCAGCGGCCGGGCGGCGTGGCCCTGCCCGACTCCGTGG GGTCGTtcaatagaagaaaaagaaattccctCTACGTAACTGTGACTCTCCTCATTGTGTCAGTATTAATTCTAACGGTGGGCCTAGCTGCTACAACAAGAACCCAAAATGTGACTGTTGGAGGTTATTACCCAGGGGTTATT CTTGGTTTTGGGTCGTTTCTTGGAATAATTGGATCAAACTTGatagaaaacaaaaggcaaatg GATCTGAGGCCACTGTATGCGGGGCGATGTCAGTACTACTCCAAGAGCACGACCCCACCAGAG GCAATCTGTCACCCACAGCGCCGTGCACCCTGCACGccgaaaataaaaaccaacacctgcttctgctgtgaCCTGTACAACTGTGGAAA CAGAGTAGAGATTTCTGGAGGCTACTATGAATACATTGATGTCAGCAGCTGCCAGGATATCATCCACCTTTACCACTTGCTTTGGTCGGCGACAATTCTGAACATAGTGGGGCTATTCCTAGGGATCATTACAGCAGCGATACTTGGAGGCTTTAAAGATATG acTCCTTCCCTCCCGACGCTGAACTGTACGGTTGAAAATGCACACCCTTCGGTGTCCTACTACTCAAGGCCACAAGTGACATCTTACAACACCTACTACCACAGCACTCCTCACCTGCCTCCCTACTCCGCATACGACTTTCAG CATTCCAGCGTGTTTCCAGCCTCCACTCCTTCTGGCCTCTCCGATGACCCCCAGTCAGTGTCACCATCTCCCAGCTATATGTGGTCCTCTAATGCGCCGCCTCGCTACTCGCCACCATATTTTCCACCTTTTGAAAAGCCACCACCTTATACACCATAA
- the TMEM255A gene encoding transmembrane protein 255A isoform X1, protein MRQSLTQQRPGGVALPDSVGSFNRRKRNSLYVTVTLLIVSVLILTVGLAATTRTQNVTVGGYYPGVILGFGSFLGIIGSNLIENKRQMLVASIVFISFGVIAAFCCAIVDGVFAARHIDLRPLYAGRCQYYSKSTTPPEAICHPQRRAPCTPKIKTNTCFCCDLYNCGNRVEISGGYYEYIDVSSCQDIIHLYHLLWSATILNIVGLFLGIITAAILGGFKDMTPSLPTLNCTVENAHPSVSYYSRPQVTSYNTYYHSTPHLPPYSAYDFQHSSVFPASTPSGLSDDPQSVSPSPSYMWSSNAPPRYSPPYFPPFEKPPPYTP, encoded by the exons ATGCGGCAGTCCCTGACTCAGCAGCGGCCGGGCGGCGTGGCCCTGCCCGACTCCGTGG GGTCGTtcaatagaagaaaaagaaattccctCTACGTAACTGTGACTCTCCTCATTGTGTCAGTATTAATTCTAACGGTGGGCCTAGCTGCTACAACAAGAACCCAAAATGTGACTGTTGGAGGTTATTACCCAGGGGTTATT CTTGGTTTTGGGTCGTTTCTTGGAATAATTGGATCAAACTTGatagaaaacaaaaggcaaatg ctggtTGCATCGATCGTCTTCATCAGCTTTGGTGTCATTGCTGCGTTCTGCTGTGCCATAGTAGACGGTGTCTTTGCTGCCAGACACATA GATCTGAGGCCACTGTATGCGGGGCGATGTCAGTACTACTCCAAGAGCACGACCCCACCAGAG GCAATCTGTCACCCACAGCGCCGTGCACCCTGCACGccgaaaataaaaaccaacacctgcttctgctgtgaCCTGTACAACTGTGGAAA CAGAGTAGAGATTTCTGGAGGCTACTATGAATACATTGATGTCAGCAGCTGCCAGGATATCATCCACCTTTACCACTTGCTTTGGTCGGCGACAATTCTGAACATAGTGGGGCTATTCCTAGGGATCATTACAGCAGCGATACTTGGAGGCTTTAAAGATATG acTCCTTCCCTCCCGACGCTGAACTGTACGGTTGAAAATGCACACCCTTCGGTGTCCTACTACTCAAGGCCACAAGTGACATCTTACAACACCTACTACCACAGCACTCCTCACCTGCCTCCCTACTCCGCATACGACTTTCAG CATTCCAGCGTGTTTCCAGCCTCCACTCCTTCTGGCCTCTCCGATGACCCCCAGTCAGTGTCACCATCTCCCAGCTATATGTGGTCCTCTAATGCGCCGCCTCGCTACTCGCCACCATATTTTCCACCTTTTGAAAAGCCACCACCTTATACACCATAA